Below is a window of Corvus cornix cornix isolate S_Up_H32 chromosome 10, ASM73873v5, whole genome shotgun sequence DNA.
AGGCAGTGTGGGGACCTGAGCCAGGCCCCCGCGTCTGGGGAATGGCTGGGGGTCAGCAGGGAGAAGATCCTGCTCAGCACTGCGGGGCCTCTGCTGAGGAGGGCCATGCACGGGGACCTGGGGGTCCGACAGCTGTGGGATCTTGTGTTGcggggcagggacagagcagggctgccGGTGTGTCCTGGGAGTGTGCGGGATGGCAAGCTGGCACTCATGGGCTGTGGGTGTGGGGCACCCCATACCTGGTAGACATCAGGCACCACATCAGTGGCAGAGCTCCACGTTGCActgagctgggagggcaggggctgcccctcCTCAGAGAGCACATGCACGTGCGGGGAGTCCACCAGCACCGGCACCACACTCAGGCGCTCCTGCTCCAGCGGGTTGAACACCACCAGGAACCTGTGGGGGAGTAACACAGGGAAGCCATCCCTGCCTCACAGCATCCCGGATGTCTCACACCCCACACTATCTACAGATCCACTGCACCTACCCACAGCTTCACAGGTACTCCCTCACTGCCTTCCCACAGTCCCATAAGTCcccagagcaaggcaggaggTCCTACCGAGGTGAGGTGTCCAGTTTGACCACTGTCCTCTCTGGAAGAGAGTCCTGGCTGGAGCGTGTCTCATCCTGGGGAGGAGTTGTAAAGAGTTGGGGTGTGCCCCATCCCCCTGCCAAATGTGCCCAGGGACACAGGCACAAGCTGGGGCCCTTTTCCTggcctctgcagcacagagttGCTCCTGGGGGAATGGGGACAGCCAGCGTGCTAGAGTGCAGGGAGccaggggctggtgctgctcacCATGCCAAGGAATGGTGCAGCCGGGTCGTGGCGGTATGTGTCCTTGTCCCCCAGCACAAGGTAGTGCGCAGCATTGCCGATGACACGCTTGAGGTTGGTGAGCGAGTGGAGCAACCTGGGGCAGAGGCAGAGTGAGCCACCTGGGACCATCACTCCCATCTGTCACAGCACTGCCCCAACACCCTCCACAGCTCCCCATAAGAGGAAGGACCTCCCCACAGGATCCCCATACCTAGCCCTGAGCCCACCAGCCCCACTCTGAGACAGGCTCTGAGGGCGCCCTGGCCCCCACACGCACCGGACTCCGTAGtccacagccacagcctccttGGCGGTGCCGGTGATGGCATCATGGTGCTGGAAGAGGCCCAGGTTGCGGCGAGCGTTGCTCAGCAGGGCGTAGTCAGAGAGTGGGTACCTGCCATCGGCACTGGCACGGCGGGCGTGGGCGAGTGCCAGGCTATACAGGATCTCTGCCcccctgcacagggacagagtCACTGAGGGTCCCTACCCTGGTGCTAGAGTACTGGGGGAGCTGGCCTGGGATGGAGGTGGCAAAGGCATACACTGCCCTGGGGCTAGGTGAGGGTTTGGCACTGTTTGCACCAGCTTGGTGTGTTGGCAGCTGGTGTAGACTGGGGGCTGTTGAGCTCCCAGATACTGCCTGCCCACCCCTCACTCATGCCCCCCCCCATCTCCCATGCCCCATGGACCAGCCCACTGCCCCTCACCGGAGGTGGGCCTCCAGCACACGGTCCAGGCTCTTGTAGAACGGCCGGGAGGTGTAGTATCCTGTCCAGTAGTGATCCTCCCGGTCCGCATAGGAGAAGAAATCCCCAGTCAGAACTGGAAACCCAGGTGGCCTCATCCCTGGCACGATGCCCACTTTCTTGTACAGGGCATCAAAGTAGTCAGAGAGCGTGCCAAACTGTGCCTGCAAGACAGGACATGCAGCCCTGAGCCAGGGCTCCTGCAGTGGGGGCTCCTATCACCCCTCCCAGGACTGTTCACCCCTCCCACTGTGCTCTGTAGTggcctcctgctgccctcagccccacacagctctCCACACATACCTGGACATGAAGGTCAGGCCGGGAGTTGAGAAAGTCAAAGATGCGCTGGTAGTTGAGGAACTGGGCATCCCACTCCTGTGGCTTGTCATAGCGGAAGTCATCTCCCAggggcaccagcagcaccttgCTGCGGTACAGCTTGGACTTCTTGCGGTACTGGTCCAGCAGTAGCTGGGCTCTGTGTGGAGGCCGGGGCATGAGGCTGGCCCCTGATGGGCCACAAGGCCGGGAGTCACatgcccctgcccctgccgcACTCACCGCTCTGCCACGTTTGCATCAGTGATGGCGCGGGGAGGCACCTTCCAGGGGCAGTTTATCCGGCCTCCAGGTAAGCGTTTGAAGTCAAACTGGCAGCAAATCTTGGGGTCTGGGCCACAGGTGTGGGGCACATCATAGCTGTAGAAGGGCATCATGTGGCAGAAGATGTCGGTGCTGGTGTCTGGATCTGTGGGACCAAGGACAGGTGAGCACCAGCAATGGCTCTCCCTTGCCTGTCCCTGAGCAGAGGGCCCAAGGACAGCTGTCCAACAGAGCAGAGCTAGGAGCTCAGAGGGCACAGCAGCCTCCCCCAGCGTGTTGCTGGTCATGGGGGCAGGTGGGAAGTCATCCTGGGGCTGTCCCACAGGGCAGAGACATCACCTCCCAGTGCTCAGCTCAtctgcacagaaaagcagcaatagCCATTCTCTGCTGCCACCTGCCCCAGAGGGCCCCCTCTGCAGTCGCCTCCCAGCAGCCCCTCACCCCACGTCTGTCTCCACATGAACTCCAGGTTCTGGGTGGCAGCAAAGTGCTTCTTGATGGCATAGTGCACGCGCTGGATGAGCATGGCCGTCAGGTTGGAGCGCTTCAGCAGGTAGGGCATGGTGGAGCTGTACCCGAAGGGGTCTACGGCCCAGCCCGACCGTGGTGTCACACCTGTGGGCACAGAGATCTGTCAGCCCCATGCTgggccagcagcacctcctgtgAGGACGGTCCTGTCAGGACCTGCAGGCCTGCAGTGCATTAGGCAGTCCCCCAGCCAGCATCTGCCGAGCTCTCACCAATGTTCTTCTCCCAGCCACTGGTGCCCCTCAATCAGCTGGTCAATCATGGCAAAATAGTGGGAATTAGCCTCATCAGGCATCACCCAGCCACCCGTCACCATCTCCAGCTGCCCATTGCCCACCAGCCTGTAAGGGGGACACCCAAGATGTGACCAGAGCCCTGCATGAGCCACGTGTCCATGGCAGAGTCCCCCTGTCCTGAGCTACCTACAGCCTACCTGCCGCCCCCACAGCTGCCACTGCCATTGCCCCCTTGTCATGCTGTCCCCCACAGAGAGTCATCCCTCCACAGCACAATGCCAGTCAGAGCCCATTCCCACACACCCTCCACTGTGTCCTCCCATCCCCAATGCTCTTGAGGCAGGGGGCAGACAAGGGGGCCCTGTCCCACCACACAATCCTGCTCTCCAGGTCTCCCACCCTTCCATGGGTGCCCTGGGCCTTGCACACAAGTTCCCCAGCCCCGATCAGCACAGGCAGTGGCCCAGATCAAGATCTGTCTCCCCCACCTCTCACCCCACATGGCAGTGGCTCTGACATTTTATGGCACTGGGAGGCTGCTGGCAGTTCCAGGGCACCCCatgctgagcagtgcagggcCCATGGCCActgcactgcagcccaggcagcctTCCAGtccccacagcccttccctcaCACACCCTAAGCTCTCAGCCTGCCTGGAAGCTATGAGGGCAGTGGGGTAAGGTGGTCAGCCCTACCTGCGCACAGCAGCCCTCTTCTGGGCACTGATATTGTCCCACCACTTGGAAAAGAAGGAGATCTCGGACCAAATGAAGCGCCGGCGCGGGTCCTCCTGCATCTTCAGCACCATGCTGTTGAGGATGTGCTGCGTCTGGTCGTAGTAGTACTTGTCGAAAGTCTTGatccagcctggcagcacaggTGGGGGTCACTGTGGGGGCCCAGACCTTCCCTGCCAGCACTCCAAGGTAGCAAGGGCTGGGCCAATCCCTGCTTCTCACCTGGGTCATTGTGGGAGTGTGGCACCACAAACACCTGCAGAGGCTCTGTGTCCCACTCATTGGGCTCGTAGGTGATATCGAAGCCCTGCTTCCAGACACCACCATCCTGGTTGTCAAACGGCAGCAGGGAGTAGACAGCCAGCATCTGTGGGTAGAAGACAGGCCTGAGAGACCCCCAGAAGAGTAGAGCCAAGACCCCATGGATGCCCAGGTATGAACCCCTCACACTACCAGAGCCACCAGTCCCTCACCTGCAGGTCTGGGCTCTGTCCCTTGCCCCCTAGAGCAAACTGGCAGTCTTGCGGGGACACGGAGAGGAAACTTGGGCGACTCTCAGGGGGCAGCACCCAGGAGCCATTTGGGGGGTGATGGGGCAATGCCGGCTGCCCCTCCGCATGGGCTGTCAGCTCCAGCACCGAGTCCTTAATGTGGCTGATGATCTCATGgttctcctccagcagctgctccagctgttcGATCCGGTTCTGTAGCACCGAGATCTGGCTCTGGGAGCACAGAGGCCAGAGCGAGGGGCAGGTCACCCACAGCTGTGGGGAGCCAGCCTTGGCCCTGGCAGCTTAATGGCCAGAGGCCAGGGCTGATTCCCCATGAATTCCCCTGGCTGAATGTCCCTGTTTGCCCTCCCGGGACCCCTCTCACTCATCCCAAACCCTCCAAACTCACCCTGGGGAAGTTGCCCCCGCTCTGGTGTCGTGTGGGGTCATGCTGTACCCGGTCCAGCATCAAGTAGAGGGAGAAGACGGCCACGCAGAAGATGGCAGCTCCACACACTGTCACCTGCTTCTTCAGCTTCATCCCGAAGGGATGCAGGGACTCACCTGCGCCGGGACTGGAGGGGGAGCCAGGTCGGACAGCGCAGCCCCTCACCGCggcctcctgcctcctcctccaaGAACCCTCACCGCGTCCTACTTAGCTTAATCCGGTGCTGGATATTTATATCTGCTGatggggccggggccggggccggaCAGGCCGCGCGGCCCCGCAGAgcggccggggccgccgcgctGAGGCCCCGCGGTGGCGGGACGGGAACGGAGCCGGGGCCGTGATGGGGAGAGGCGGGGAAGCCGGGCCAGCACCGACGGTGACACCGCAGCCACTCCGCTCTTACCCGGGCGGCTCCGCAGCCCGACCCAGGTCCTCACATCGCCCGCCTGGGCCCGCCGGGATGGCCCAGGCCAGGCCCCGCCCACCGCTCCGCCCTCCCGGGCGAGGCCCCGAGGAGGCGGCACCGAACCGGCCGGGACAGCCCGCTCCGGGACCGCGGGCCTCCGCGCTGAGGGCCGGGACAGCCCGCTCCGGGACAGCCCGCTCCGGGACAGCCCGCTCCGGGACCGGGCTGGGCACCCCGTAGGCCGGGGATCGGCCCGGCCGGGACACCCCCACATCCCCGGGAAGGGGATCAGCCACCCCGCCAACACCGGAGCCGAGTCGAGATGCCGATGCCCCATCCCGATACCCTGTCCCAGTGTGCCCCATCCCGGTACCCTGTCCTTGATCCCTGTCGCGGTGCCCTGTCCCAGGGTCCCGTGTCAATCCTCTGTCCCAGTGCAGAAGACTCAGTACTCCGCATGCCAGTTCCCTAACTGCGCCCTGTCTTGGTGCCCCATCCTGGTGCTTTATCTTGGTACCCTATCCCGGTACACCGTGTGCCCTGTCACAGTGTCCTGTACTGGTGCATCATTACAGTGCCCCATCCCAGTGTCCCATCCCAGTGCCGTGTCCCAACGCCCCATCCCAGTGCAGTGCGTGTCCCCTCGCAGCTCCTAGatgcacagctgcagagcttgTGTGTTTATTGTACAAGATGAAGGCGgggaggagctgtgggtgccATGTCCCACCCTGGGCCATGCAGGAGCCCCTCCCCTGGGGCTCAAGCATCACACAGCCACCCCGCAGCACCCGCTGCCTagacagggctctgctgtgcccccAGGCACTGCCGTGGGATGGATGCAGGGCCCCTGGTGCTCCCTGTCACCGGTGCTTCTTGCGGATGGCAATGAGATCCTGGTGGATGGTGCTGAAGCTGGGCCGCTTGCGGGGGTCATACTCCCAGCAGCGCTGCATCAGCTGGTACACTTCCTCAGGGCACTGCTCAGGAGGGTCCAGCCGCGTACCTGGGGCaacagggatggggacatgGATCACCAGCCCCTCATCCCCACAACCCCATCTGGTCCATCCTAGAGGCACAGCTCCACAGTGCTGGACCCACAGCTCATGGTGGCCCTCAGGAGCCACACCCAGCCGTGTCCCCTACCATTCTCCACTGCCTCCCGTGTCTGCTGGTTGCTGAGGTTGGCATAGGGGACAGCACCCAGGCTGAAGGCTTCCCACAGCAGGATCCCAAAGCTCCAGACATCACTCTCTGAGCTGTATCggcctggggacatggggcaggaCAGATGCTGTTGGCAGGGGACACCCATGTCAccactgcccagctgtgcccatgcTCCTGCGGGCTGAGGTGCTCTGGgtctctgcttccctccccagGACCAGGCGCATGGGAGTGGGATAGTGCCAGACTCCTGGCTTCCAGATAGGCTGCCAGGTGCCAGGCCATGCCCAACTCCATCCTGTACCATAATTGAGTGCTTCAGGGGCCGTCCACTTGACAGGGATTTGCTTCATCCCTCCTGTGGAGGCATAGAtgccatcctcctcctcccgtGACATCCCAAAATCACTGATCTTCAGAGTGTTCCTCTCTGTCACCAGGCAGTTGCGAGCAGCCAGGTCCCTGAGACAAGCAGTCAGCCATGTGCCCAACCATCCCTGGGGCTCCACCTGGCATGGGATGGGGCGGTGAGGGTTCCAGGGCTCCCCCTGTCCTGCCAGGGCCCACCTGTGGATGCAGTGCTTGCTCTCCAGGTACTCCATGCCGGCAGCAGCATTCTCCGTCATCTTGACCAGCTCCTTCACCCGGAGGTGGGGACCCTCAGTGCGCAGGAAGGTCAGGAAGTCCCCCCCTGTGCCCAGATTGCAGAGCTGGTGGGTGCCCAGGCACACCTGACAAGCTCACCCATGCGCGCGTGGCGACTGCAGGAATGGGGCCACTCACCCTGCACCAGCTCCATGACAATGTAAATGGGCTGCTTCTGTGTGCAGACACCGATGAGCCGCACAATGTTCGGATGCCTATACTGCTTGAGAATCCTGTGGGAACAAGGATGGGCACTGTGAGTGTAGGGGGgcctggctgccctgggcacaAGCCACCCGATGCCATCCCCAGGGCACTctgcccagccagcctggggacacagcCCTCAGCACGAGGGTGCTGCAGTCCCAGCAGGGTCAAACTGCTCCAAGAATGGACAGACGTGACAGGACAAATACAACACCCACACAGACCTGGCTTCCTGCAGGAACCTGGCCTTGAGCTCAGGCGGAAGGGTTTCCCGGCAGGACTTCACAGCAACAGGGGTGTTGTCAGCACGTAGGCGTCCACTGAACACCTCCCCAAAGTTACCCTTCCGAGACACAGGAACACCGGGCTTAGCTCACCATGTGGCCCAAGGCAACCCCtgtcctcccctgccctcctgTGGGACAGTGCTGGCTGCCCACAGATACCCTGGTACAGCCCTGCCCTCCCGCAGACCCCACAGCACCCCATCTCACCCGGCCAATGCGTtcccccagcagcacatcctCGTGGTTGAGCACCCATTTGTCCTGCAGCAAGCAGACACCAGTGAGCTGTCCCCTGGCCCACATACCCCCACAGCCCCCTCTCAGGCAGAGCCCCAAGTCCAAGTCCCCCTGTCTAGCTGGAGAAGCATGTCTGTGGATCTCAGCCCAGCTGTCAACAGGAGAAAGGGCcgggcagagctgcccctgTGCAGGGGGCCCCATCCTCCTCCCCACTGCCTATATCACCttgggcacagccctggccaggATAATGCCACTCTTGCGGGTGAtgggctgctggctctgcaggaggtgctggatGAGCAGTGGAATGGTGGGGAAGCTGTCACCCTCCAGCCGAAACATGTTCTGCAGAGAGGGAGGCCGAGGGGTTGTGATGGGCAGGAACCTGTGCCTGCCCATGCAAGGCCACCCCAGCCATGTCCCCTGCTTGTGGTCACTCACATTGACAGACTGGATGATGAAGTGCCGAGGCTGCCCATCCCACAGCACGCTGAGCACGTACTCCTGCTTGCCCTGGCTCTCCCGCACCAGGAAATCCCCACTGCAGGTCAGCAGCTCCTGTACCTCCGAACGTGGGATGGCCCCGTGGTACCAGACCTGCTGGCACAGCGGCTTCTGCACATCTGGGATTAGGGGCACAGGGGGTGGCAGCTGGAAGGAGACAAGGTGAGCCCAGCCATGCACACTCCTTAGTTGTGCTGGAGGTGGGGCAACAGTGGTGTCTGgaagctgtgcccagggcaggtgGGAGCAGAATGTGGAGGTGAGGAAGCAGGGCGCGGCTGTGTAGCCAGAAAGGAAAGGGCAGGCTCAGCAAGGCAGCTGGGTGGAGAGCAGGGTGGCTGGAGGCACCCAGGAACTCACCGAGTACTTTGGGCTGAAGATGCCCGTGATGTGGTTCTTGAGGGTCTCTAGTGCACTGGCCCCACTCCGCTCCTGCTCCTGGAAGGAGGCATGGGCTGTGCACCAGCTGGGGgggaccccatccctgcagcttccagagcaCGGGAAGCGAGACTGACTCACCGTGGAGGAGATGGACTGCTGATCctctggcagaggcagggcgGGAAGGGGGTCCCTGAcgcccagctctgccagcttccTGGCCAGCAGGTCCCGCTGCACCTGCAGCTTGGCCTGGGCACAGAGGCAGCCCTCGAGTTGCTGCTGTGCCTCATGCAGCCCCTGCCGCCTGCCCAACAAGTGCAccctggggaggggacagggcagTCAGCACCCGCTGCCCTGGCCCCTCACCCCCCTCTGCTGCAACTCACCGCTCGCTGGGGCTCCGGCCCTGCTCCTCATCATGGATCTCCGCCTTCAGCTCCCGCGTCTGCTGCTCCTTGATACTCACAGCCTCTGTGGCGGCCACCAACTCCTCCTCAACCGACGTCAGGCTGCAAGAGACATGTGCCAGCATGAGGCTGAGCCCCTGCCCCTcacctgcccctgcccatggctggtCCCACTCACCAGTGCTGGACACTCTCAAGGGTCAGCTcattcagctgcagctccccaggcaCCAGGTTCTCTGTGTCCTCCAACAGGCTCTCATCAAAGGACACAGTTGGTGGCACCTCAGATTCGTACCTGTGGgcacccagcacagctctgcctccactTGTCCCTTGCCGGCCACTGCCACCCAATGGCAGCAGGGCCGTACCCGGCAGAGAGGCTGCGACTGCATGGAGCCATACTGGTGGCTCTGGATGAAGCTGCTGTACTCAGTGGCAGGGTCGATGGCCTGGATGGCACTGGCAATCTCCTGGTGCATGGCCAACATATCCTCCTGTACCAGGCTGCTGATGCTGCAGTACTCCCTGAGGATCTCCTTTCTGTGGGAGCACTGCTGGTTCTGGGGGGCCATGGGGGTGCCCAGGGGTTGGAAGTGGGGTGCAGGGCACAGGATGGGCAGTGGAGCATGGGATGGGCAGAGGGGCACGGGATGGGCaggggggcaggcagggctcttACAGGACGAGGACCATCTCCTGCTGCAGACTGTAGAGGGACTGATGCAGGCTGGGCAGTGCCCGCTGGTAGTGGTGCTGGTGGTGCAATGCAGCCgcctgcacagccagcacatACTGGTTGTGCAGGGCATAGAGCTTCCAGAGGCTACGCACATACTTCTCCTTCGCCTTGTCCCGCTCCTTGTCTGtggagagaggctgtggaaaaCCCCAACTGCCAGCAcatcacctgtcccagcactggggcaggggTCAGAGGTGAAGGCTGGGAGAGGgtcccagggcaggcagggggacCAAGCCTGGAGCGGTTACACTGTGACACAGGGATGCTCCTGACCCACAGCATGGTGTCCCAAGGCCCCCAGACTTTTGCCTGGCTTCTTGGGGACCAGGCTGGGCCCTCCTCTATGCTGCACACCCCCAGAACCCCCACCCgctccaggctgggctgtaGTTTCCACAGAGTGTGGGGTGCTCCAGCCATCCTTGACGCGTGAAGGAAGCTGGGAGGTCACACAGGGGACAGGGGCCAGGCTGGCACCTTTGCTGGCCTCCTGGTACTTGCGCTTGGCCTGGGCGCTGTCACGTGCCAGGCTGCGGTACTGTGCCTTCAgcttctccatctcctgctgcGTCGTCTGGAGAGGGACACAGTCAGGGAGTGGGTCCAGCACATTCTCTTGTTCCCCTGCTGGCTCCAACATACCCGGCTATACTCCTGGCTGAGCTGTTGCCACTGCTCGCTGAAGGCCTTGCGCAGCTGCTGCTTGTCGCGGATGAGCAGGCTCAGCCTGGCCAGTGGCCCCGCCGCCAGCTCCTCCGCATGCCGCCGCAGGATCTGGCTCAGCGTCTCTGTCCGGCTCACTAGCACCCACCAGGACTGCAAGAAAGGGAGTCAGGGATAGCACAGAGATGGCATCCTCCAGCACCACACTGggctctgcaggacacagtCCTACTCTGGGGCATCCCTACCTTCTCAATCTGACCACCACGATCACCATGGAGCTGCCAAGTgccctcctgcttttccagctgggagAACATGTGGTGCAGCATTCCTGCATACTCCCGGTCACTCTTGGCCCGCTGTGACATCCACTTCCTCATCAGCTCCAGGAGGCGCAGCTCCCCATCCTGCAGCCGCAGCAGTGCACTGTGCCCCTGTGGGCACCACAGCTCCGGCCCGAAGCCCATGGCACCACTGTCCGGCCAGGGGAAGTCTGCGGGGCACCAGGACAGCctgagccacagctgctgccctgcactgcCTGCACCAGTGGCCTTTGCATTTCACACCCTCCTGTCCCATCATCCGGTCTGTGCAGCAGAGATGACCCTCCCCACCCCCTGCAAACAGCCttgcaaagcattttcaaagcagaaggatgagtgctccaagccctgtgggagctggggcctgtggggatggtgctgggaaggaggaagtgTGGGGTCATACCCAGCAGTGTCACCTCTGCCATGCACATGGCTGCTCCCCAAGGGCAGCGCGGCTGTGCCCCCcacccagcaccagcccctcctctctggcagctccagccctgtcctgtCCATTGGCACTGTCACCTCTGTGCCCACAGTGTGGGAGGTCCCAGGGGCTGGGACACTGGTGGGaagccagcaggagcagaagaggGTGCTGAGCCCCAGAAAGAGGTGCTGAACCTGGATACATCCCAGCACACACGACTCCAGTAAAGCCACTGGGAGCCAAACTGATCGCAGAGGCAGTCCCAGGGTGCCATGCCCTGAAGCAAGagtgcagcagaagcaggagagTGCTGGGGCACCTCCCTGTGCAGTGCAGGATGTCGCCTGGCACAGCCCTTGACCTCACCAAGACCGCCCCCCCAGCCCTACAAAGGAGTCCCCTGTCCCTGCTAGTACCCCACCAGGGCACAGTCCTTCCAACCTACGTCTGTTGCAAGGTCTTCGttgtgaggctgctgctggcgTCCTGCTGGGGCCGGGACTGGCGCGCTCTGGACCTGGTGCAGCTCTGG
It encodes the following:
- the MAN2A2 gene encoding LOW QUALITY PROTEIN: alpha-mannosidase 2x (The sequence of the model RefSeq protein was modified relative to this genomic sequence to represent the inferred CDS: deleted 1 base in 1 codon) yields the protein MKLKKQVTVCGAAIFCVAVFSLYLMLDRVQHDPTRHQSGGNFPRSQISVLQNRIEQLEQLLEENHEIISHIKDSVLELTAHAEGQPALPHHPPNGSWVLPPESRPSFLSVSPQDCQFALGGKGQSPDLQMLAVYSLLPFDNQDGGVWKQGFDITYEPNEWDTEPLQVFVVPHSHNDPGWIKTFDKYYYDQTQHILNSMVLKMQEDPRRRFIWSEISFFSKWWDNISAQKRAAVRRLVGNGQLEMVTGGWVMPDEANSHYFAMIDQLIEGHQWLEKNIGVTPRSGWAVDPFGYSSTMPYLLKRSNLTAMLIQRVHYAIKKHFAATQNLEFMWRQTWDPDTSTDIFCHMMPFYSYDVPHTCGPDPKICCQFDFKRLPGGRINCPWKVPPRAITDANVAERAQLLLDQYRKKSKLYRSKVLLVPLGDDFRYDKPQEWDAQFLNYQRIFDFLNSRPDLHVQAQFGTLSDYFDALYKKVGIVPGMRPPGFPVLTGDFFSYADREDHYWTGYYTSRPFYKSLDRVLEAHLRGAEILYSLALAHARRASADGRYPLSDYALLSNARRNLGLFQHHDAITGTAKEAVAVDYGVRLLHSLTNLKRVIGNAAHYLVLGDKDTYRHDPAAPFLGMDETRSSQDSLPERTVVKLDTSPRFLVVFNPLEQERLSVVPVLVDSPHVHVLSEEGQPLPSQLSATWSSATDVVPDVYQVSVLARLPALGLRVLQLHKSLDGPATPRSSTRLYLHGRNLPVHKPEAVPLHIFPAAPDDFCLENQHLQACFLGRTGLLQSLRQAGEEQRHRVNSEFLIYGTRTSKDKSGAYLFLPDGEAKPYAPKDPPVVRVMEGPLFSEVASYYQHVQTVVRLYNVPGVEGLSLDVSCLVDIRDHINKELALRFSTDIESDDTFFTDLNGFQIQPRRYQQKLPLQANFYPMPAMAYIQDMQSRLTLLTAQALGVSSLHSGQLEVILDRRLMQDDNRGLGQGLKDNKRTCNRFRLLLERRSTANKSSGFFSKLVSMFKALSFPGTRTGSPEVQDERPISFPSLLSHITSVHLNAEALVMPVALEKPALPVLRSFVPLATTLPCDFHILNLRMLQAEDDSLPSAEAALILHRKGFDCSLEAKNLGFNCTTSQGKLALGGLFQGLELGSLQPTSLTLMYPLGTASNSTNIHLDPMEIATFRIRLG